The genomic DNA TCGTGTTAAATATTTTAGCTTTTTGCCTCTGAGTTGAACCATTTGTAATAATACCAACTTTAATATGCATCTTGATACTATTTAAGAAATTAATAGTATTTTGGTTTATAGAAAAACATTTAGGGAAATTATTATTCCAAAAATCTTGAATATTATCCTGTGGCAATCGATATTTCGGTGGAAATTCATCAAATAAAGACTCCAAAACTGTCGTTTTATTAGCAATGCCGTATGCCCTTTTATCGTATTCTTTGAATTTCCGTAACATGTTGTTTTTGACTACATCATTAACATCCTCATAACACTTCTCTAAAACAAATAAAAACAATTTATCTACTGCCTTATCCCTATCAAGTAACGTATCATCTAAATCAAACAGCACAGCTTTATAACCCCTCAAATCATTTCACAACCTTTCTGTCATTATGTAAATCTCTCTAAGTTCGTACCTTTAAACTTTTGGTTTTGCAAGAGCATTGTTATGTAGTGATTAACGATTAAACAGAAACAACATAAAAGAAATCCAAAATTTGTGCCACACACTCTAGTATTACGGTAGCTTCTTCTATATTGAAATTCCTTTCCCTCTTCTGGTAAAGAAGCAAAAGTATATTTTCACAAATTTCAAGAAATTATATGCAATTTACATTATTATACATTAGTTTTTCGTAAATTTTAATCGTACATCTTTTCATACGATAAGTTTTTTCAAGCATACAATTATTTTTTCATAAAAAAGGAATATGGCTAATAATACTTTTTTGGAGAATACACATTCTTGAAAATGAAGCTAATACGTTAAACGTCCTATGAAGTTCCTATTGTATCTCCACATAAACTCCAGATAGTACGGCTATAATGACTACCAGAGGTGATATTATGAAAAACTATCATATTCTCGTGGTAGAGGACGATCAAGAAATTCAGGAATTAATTAAACAATTTTTAATGACGCAGCATTATACAGTGGTAGTCGCTTCAGATGGACTAGAGGGTATGACACAATTTAATAAGCAATCCTTTGATTTAATTCTTCTAGATGTCATGATGCCCAATCTTAATGGGTTTGAAGTTTCTAAAATGATTCGAAGTCAGTCAAACGTACCAATTATTATGCTAACTGCGTTGGAAGAAGAAGAAGATCAAATGAAAGGATTCGATCTTGGGATCGATGATTATATAACAAAACCCTTTTCATTTCATGTTTTGATTAGACGAGTCGAAGCTGTACTTAGAAGAAGTTATTATAAAAATGAAAATAATCATTTGATATTTAAAGAAGTGCGTATCGATGTGGATGCATATAGAGTATATGTAAATGACGTTGAAATTATATTAACAACAAAAGAGTTTGAAATTCTACAACTACTATTTCAAAATGAGAGAAAA from Bacillus basilensis includes the following:
- a CDS encoding HAD family hydrolase, with protein sequence MRGYKAVLFDLDDTLLDRDKAVDKLFLFVLEKCYEDVNDVVKNNMLRKFKEYDKRAYGIANKTTVLESLFDEFPPKYRLPQDNIQDFWNNNFPKCFSINQNTINFLNSIKMHIKVGIITNGSTQRQKAKIFNTNLNRYFETIIISEEAGCSKPDKRIFELALNELNMEPEDVLFVGDDLEKDIGGCQNANIKGVWFNPQRIKNTTEIQPYAEISTFDSLLCYCGDINFQK
- a CDS encoding response regulator transcription factor, whose protein sequence is MKNYHILVVEDDQEIQELIKQFLMTQHYTVVVASDGLEGMTQFNKQSFDLILLDVMMPNLNGFEVSKMIRSQSNVPIIMLTALEEEEDQMKGFDLGIDDYITKPFSFHVLIRRVEAVLRRSYYKNENNHLIFKEVRIDVDAYRVYVNDVEIILTTKEFEILQLLFQNERKVLTRENIVEKVWGYDYFGETRIIDTHIKNLRKKLAIPYIKTIKGIGYKIDE